ACGACGGGGGCGACCACGCGAAGCCCAGGCGCGGCGCGACGGAGATCTGGGAGTTCGAGAACGGGACGGATCACTCCCACCCCATCCACATGCACCTGATCGACTTCAGGGTGATCGGCCGCGGCGAGGACGGGACGGCCGCCCCCGCGCCGAACGAGCGCGGCCCGAAGGACGTCGTTCGCGTCGACCCGGGCGAGACGGTCCGCGTCGTCACGGAGTTCGGCGACTTCACCGGCACGTACCCCTGGCACTGCCACGTCCTCGAACACGAGGAGCAGGGGATGATGCGCCCGTTCGAGGTCGTCGCCGGCGACGAGCGGGGCGAGGGACAGGGCGGCAGCGATGGCGGGAACGGAAACGGGAACACCGGGTCGGGCAACTCCGGCCGCTGATCGGACGACTCAACTCCGGAGTGGCCCGCCAGTACTCGGCGGCGTGCGCGACGTCCCGTCCGTCGGCTCTGCGGTCTCTGTCGTCGGACGTGACCTGTCGGGCCCCGCCGCTCTGTCCATCCGACCGGACGTAGTGTAGCGGCACACTATATTTTTCAGCGTCTATCCCTTTACCTCGGGCATGAGCAGTGATCCCGTCGACGCGGAAAGCAAGGTTTCGGGGAACCAGGCGAACATCCCCGCCCGGATTCGGCGTGAACTCGAGATCGGCGACGGCGACCAGCTCCGTTGGTACCTCGAGGACGACGGAAGCGTCCGTGTTGAGGTCGTTCGACAGCAAACAGGGACCTTCGCCGGTTTCGAGGGCTACGAGGGCGAGGACGACACAGATGTAACGACCGAGCACGACGCGTGGGGCGTCGACTCCGAGTAGATGCCACGCGCGCTCGTCGACACGTCGGTCCTGTTCGCAGCGGCCTACCAGCGAGACAGCGCACACGCCGATGCACTTCCGATCCTCCACGGTATCGACGACGGATCACTCCCGGAAGCGGTCGTCATCGATTACGTGCTCGCGGAAACGCTAAACGGTCTCACAACGCATGCGGGTCACGACGCGTCCGTCGACCTCTTCGACCGGATCGAGGAAAACGCACGCTTCCACGTCGACTCCCTCACGACCGACGCACTTGCAACGGGGAAGGCCCTGTTCAGACGGCACGAACCGCTCTCGTTCGTCGACGCCTGCATCGTCGCGTACATGCAGACCGAGGGACTCGGCTACCTCTACGCGTTCGACGACGACTTCGACGCGGCCGACGACGTCTACCGACTCGACACGGCGACGGATCCGTATACCCCGGACTGACTCGCTCGATCCGTCCGGCTCACCACTCGAGCCTGACGCCCATCGCCCGCGTCCTGTCCTCCAGCAGCTCCCGATACAGCTCGGGCGCGTCCTCGTAGTCGCGGACGTGCGAGTACAGCGGGTCGACGTCGAGCCGTCCCTGTCGCTGGTACGTGAAGAACAGGTCGGCGTGCCGTTCCTTCGTCCAGGGATCGGCCGGCGTGGCGTACTCGGGGTGGGACGTCTGGTGGGCGCCGATGATCTCGTAGCTGGGGGCGTTGACGTAGTCGTGGAAGTCCAGCGTCGTCTCGCCGTGGGGGCTGGACAGCAGGACCATCCGGCCCTGGTCGCGGAGGACGTCGAACTCGTCGGGGATGGCGTCGGGGTTGCCGGTCACCTCCACGACGACGTCGGCCATCGCCCCGTCGGTCAGGTCAGCGACGGCCTCGGCGGGATCGGTGTCGACCGCGTCGACGCCGGTGATACCGGGCTCGCTCGGCAGGTACGAGAGGCGGTTCTCGGAGCGGTCGACGCCGATCACCCGCTCGACGCCGGCCAGGTGCGCGAGGCGGACGGCGAGCTGGCCGAGGATGCCGAGTCCGTAGACGACGACCGTTTCTCCCCAGTCCACCCGGCCGCGGCGCAGTCCGTTGGCGACGATTTGTGCGATGGCGAACGGCACCGCTTCAGCGTCGCTGACGTCGTCCGGGACGGGGATGCACTCGTCCGCTGCGGCAGTCACGGAGGCCGCGTGCGGGGTCCACGAGGCGACGCGCGTCCCCTCGTCCAGTTCGGCGTCGGCGCCCGCCTCGACGACGGTGCCGACGTTCGTGTAGCCGGTCACGAAGGGGTACTCGCCGTAGTCGTCCCAGAACGACTCCGGGGGATAGTCGCCCGACAACACCGTGATCTCGGTCCCGGTCGAGACCATCGTCGTGTCTGTCTCGATCAGGACCTCGTCGTCGGCCGGGTCCGGTCGCTCGCGGTCCTGCAGTTCGACGGTCCGTTCGGCCGGAAACACCAGCGTCGGGTTCGAGTCAGCCATAGCCAACCGATTGCGGAGCTATCGCATAAAATTTCGGCGCGGTCCGCTGCTGTGAGCCGGGCCCGCCAGCGACGCTGGCGGTTCGACGCTGGACGTGCGCTGCGGACGGCGGTTCCGTGCAGGCTTCTTAACTGGCTCGACGCCCTCTCAGAGTGTATGAGCGACCGGGCGGAAGCTGCCGGTGGATTCTGGGCCGACGTCGACGGGGGGCGAGCGCTCGATCGATTCCGAACGCTCGTCAACGTCGTCGACGACGGCATCTATCAGCTCGACGCCGAGGGCCGGTTCGTCGCGGTCAACGACACCGTCGTCGAGTTGACTGGCTACGCCCGGGAGGACCTCCTCGGCGAGCATGCGTCGTTCGTGCTCGCCGACGAGGACGCCGGCCGCATCGAGGGGGAGATCCGCGACCGGCTCTCGGGCGACGAGGCCGGCGACGAACCGCTCGATTTCACGGTTCGGACGGCCGACGACGAGGCGATCCGCTGCGAACTGGAACTCCACCTGCTCGTCGAGGAGGGGGCGTTCCAGGGGTCGATCGGCGTCGTGAGCGACGTCTCCGACCGGAAACAGGCCGAACGGGAACTCCGCGAACGCGAGCGGGCACTCCAGCGGAAGGAGCGCCGGTACGAGGCGGTCTTCGAGGACCCGAACATCCTCGTGGGGCTGGTCGCGCCGGACGGGACGGTGCTGGACATCAACGAGACGGCCATGGAGTACATCGACGCCGACCTCGACGACGTCCGCGGCGAGCCGTTCTGGCAGACGCCGTGGTGGGGTACGGAGGCCGAGATACAGGACGACGTCAGGGAGTGGGTCGAGCGGGCCGCCGACGGCGAGTACGTCGACTTCGAAATCGATCTCACCGACCCCGACGGCGAACCGTACACCATCAGCGGCTACTTCCGGCCGGTCACGAACGAGGATGGCGAGGTCGTCTCGATTATCGTTTCCGACCGGGACGTCACCGAACGGAAGGAGCGCGAGCGCGAACTCGAACTGTTCCGGACCCTGCTGGACCACTCGAACGACAGCGTGCTTGTGGTCGATCCGGAGACCGGGCAGTACCTCGACGCGAACGACACCGCCTGCGAGCGGCGCGGCTACGCGCGGTCGGAACTGCTCGACCTCACGGTCCCCGACGTCGAGATGGATCTCCCCGATCAGGAGGCGTGGCAGTCGTTCGTCGACGAGTTGCGTACCGAGAAGCGGCTCACCTTCGAGGGGACCCATCGGCGAAAGGACGGCTCTACCTATCCAGTGGAGGTCAACAC
This region of Halomicrobium urmianum genomic DNA includes:
- a CDS encoding zinc-dependent alcohol dehydrogenase, which gives rise to MADSNPTLVFPAERTVELQDRERPDPADDEVLIETDTTMVSTGTEITVLSGDYPPESFWDDYGEYPFVTGYTNVGTVVEAGADAELDEGTRVASWTPHAASVTAAADECIPVPDDVSDAEAVPFAIAQIVANGLRRGRVDWGETVVVYGLGILGQLAVRLAHLAGVERVIGVDRSENRLSYLPSEPGITGVDAVDTDPAEAVADLTDGAMADVVVEVTGNPDAIPDEFDVLRDQGRMVLLSSPHGETTLDFHDYVNAPSYEIIGAHQTSHPEYATPADPWTKERHADLFFTYQRQGRLDVDPLYSHVRDYEDAPELYRELLEDRTRAMGVRLEW
- a CDS encoding PIN domain-containing protein: MPRALVDTSVLFAAAYQRDSAHADALPILHGIDDGSLPEAVVIDYVLAETLNGLTTHAGHDASVDLFDRIEENARFHVDSLTTDALATGKALFRRHEPLSFVDACIVAYMQTEGLGYLYAFDDDFDAADDVYRLDTATDPYTPD
- a CDS encoding AbrB/MazE/SpoVT family DNA-binding domain-containing protein → MSSDPVDAESKVSGNQANIPARIRRELEIGDGDQLRWYLEDDGSVRVEVVRQQTGTFAGFEGYEGEDDTDVTTEHDAWGVDSE